From Streptomyces sp. TLI_053, a single genomic window includes:
- a CDS encoding O-acetyl-ADP-ribose deacetylase has protein sequence MTRITLVEGDITAQQVDVVVNAANSSLLGGGGVDGAIHRRGGPRILAECRELRASQYGRGLATGRAVATTAGDLPARWVVHTVGPVHLADEYEERAELLASCYRESLRVAAELGARTVAFPAVSAGVYGWPPADAARIGLRTVAAVVAEREDGPEEVRFVLFGAEMYDVFAGVGRELGLTGRE, from the coding sequence GTGACGCGCATCACCCTGGTCGAGGGTGACATCACGGCGCAGCAGGTGGACGTGGTGGTGAACGCCGCCAATTCCTCGTTGTTGGGTGGCGGCGGGGTGGACGGGGCGATCCACCGCCGGGGCGGACCGCGGATTCTGGCGGAGTGCCGCGAGCTGCGGGCCTCACAGTACGGGCGGGGGCTGGCCACCGGGCGGGCGGTAGCGACCACGGCCGGTGATCTCCCGGCCCGCTGGGTGGTGCACACCGTGGGGCCGGTCCATCTGGCGGACGAGTACGAGGAACGGGCGGAGCTGCTGGCCTCCTGCTACCGCGAGTCGCTCCGGGTGGCGGCGGAGCTGGGCGCGCGCACGGTGGCCTTCCCGGCCGTGTCGGCCGGGGTCTACGGGTGGCCGCCGGCTGATGCGGCCAGGATCGGGCTCCGGACCGTCGCGGCGGTGGTGGCGGAGCGCGAGGACGGGCCGGAGGAAGTGCGGTTCGTGTTGTTCGGGGCGGAGATGTACGACGTCTTCGCCGGGGTCGGACGGGAGCTGGGGCTGACGGGGCGGGAGTGA